In Triticum urartu cultivar G1812 unplaced genomic scaffold, Tu2.1 TuUngrouped_contig_5171, whole genome shotgun sequence, the sequence ACATACTCACAAAATAAGAAACACTAATAGGTTGAAACACTCTAAATACGAACTACCAGCACGCGGGGAAGAGGCAAACGTCGCTAATTTTCTTACTATCAACGTTCGGAAAGCTGGGGCGGCGTCGGCGTCAAAAACCAGGGCGAATTGGCCAGCAGAAAACCAGCGCGATATTTGGTCGCTCGCTCAACATGCATACAAACTTTTCTACTTAACAAGTTTGTTAACATACTCACAAAATAAGAAACACTAATAGGTTGAAACACTCTAAATACGAACTACCAGCACGCGGGGAAGAGGCAAACGTCGCTAATTTTCTTACTATCAACGTTCGGAAAGCTGGGGCGGCGTCGGCGTCAAAAACCAGGGCGAATTGGCCAGCAGAAAACCAGCGCGATATTTGGTCGCTCGCTCAACATGCATACAAACTTTTCTACTTAACAAGTTTGTTAACATACTCACAAAATAAGAAACACTAATAGGTTGAAACACTCTAAATACGAACTACCAGCACGCGGGGAAGAGGCAAACGTCGCTAATTTTCTTACTATCAACGTTCGGAAAGCTGGGGCGGCGTCGGCGTCAAAAACCAGGGCGAATTGGCCAGCAGAAAACCAGCGCGATATTTGGTCGCTCGCTCAACATGCATACAAACTTTTCTACTTAACAAGTTTGTTAACATACTCACAAAATAAGAAACACTAATAGGTTGAAACACTCTAAATACGAACTACCAGCACGCGGGGAAGAGGCAAACGTCGCTAATTTTCTTACTATCAACGTTCGGAAAGCTGGGGCGGCGTCGGCGTCAAAAACCAGGGCGAATTGGCCAGCAGAAAACCAGCGCGATATTTGGTCGCTCGCTCAACATGCATACAAACTTTTCTACTTAACAAGTTTGTTAACATACTCACAAAATAAGAAACACTAATAGGTTGAAACACTCTAAATACGAACTACCAGCACGCGGGGAAGAGGCAAACGTCGCTAATTTTCTTACTATCAACGTTCGGAAAGCTGGGGCTGCTAACATAGAAATTGTTGTAAATCCCTAAAATCATGAAAAGATTCCCAAGATAAACAATAATGAAATGAGTATGTGACCAACAATGTTCTACAACATTCATGCAAACTATTTTAGTTGAAGGAAAAATAATAGTACCATAATCTATGTTACTGTCGACCTCGCCCTTCGAAACTTGTGAATGCGTCCATTGGATTATGTATATATAAAATCATACAACTATGCATCTTATATTTTTTATAATAATACCAGCGTGTGCTGCTACAGCAAACGTCGATTCTGACTCAGTCAGTGAACTGCATGCATTTGCCACCATTGCAAACAGCTCAGATCTTGCAGGAAATGTCTAGCCATGCAGCAGAAAGAAACCACATGTGCAGCAAATGAACCATGCAGTAACCCTGTTTTACAGGTTACTTGTGCCTTGTGAGGTCACGAATGAAAAATATATACAGCTAAAAAGACATCTACTTGGATCTCAGGAGAGTTTGATTCATGGACTTGCTAGGAATATGGACAGACTGTCATCGACAGTTTTTCAGCGAGTTGCTTGGCTCTGCCTGACTGTTGTAGTTAATTCTCTTTGAGCGCCGTTGACACTCCAATGCTAACTAATGCCTCTTCTCATCTCTCATGGGAAACACCAACTTATCACCAGTGACAACTTCCATCAACAGTGGGTGAAGAATAAAGATCCTGCTATGCAACATTTTGCTTCATCTCGTTTGTGATTTCCTGGAAGGCCCGCCGGCGGTCCGGTGGCCTCCACGGTCCTGTGCTCACCAGGCTCTCAGGGCAACGGTTAGTGTGACTGGCACCCTGAGAGCGTCCGTCAAAACCAGATGGTACCTGCCCATGGAACAGCGAACGCTGAGCTGCACTGCTTCTCACTGAGCTTGGTGTTTGCTCGGTGCCTCGAGCTTTCTCACTGAGATGGGTCGTGTTAAGCCTTTGGCAGACTCGGTCGCCGCGATCTTGAACCTTCCGCTGCTTCCATGCTGGAGCTGTCCTGACGAAACTCCGGTTCATGTTCTCGTCTGTCGAGGTTCTGGCCGAGTCATTGCTTCTCCATGAACCTGCTGAAGAGCTTTGTGGCCGAACACCTGCAGCCGGGGTTCTGAGGCTGCTGCTTCCTTGAGATGATGAGGATGGTGTTTTGTTCCTCTGCTCACTCACATGCTTGCTGCTTTCACTTTGCGGGGCGGTGGTGTTCTTGCCATCGGCCAGCTGCTTCTGTTCATCCTCCTCCACCATGTCGGCCCAAGTTTTTCTACCGCCACCAACCAAACCCTTCCCCTTCTGCATAGGATTCTCACTAGCACCTATGTCGCCATCAGAGTTTGGCAAGCATTCAGCTGGGCTAGGAGTCTGACCTTGATTCTGTGCGCTGATATTGGGTCTACCCTTTTTGACCAGCCGCTTTCGTAGTTTCTCAAGTAGAGACTGTGGCGTGGCAGCATCATTGAACAGTCTAGAAAGATGATGGTACTCCTCCAGACTTTGTCCAGTCTTCTCTCCGTCAGTAGCAACCATAAGCTGTGGCTCTTTACGCTTCATCTGAGTTATCGGAGATGGAAGCGCGTGTGAGTTGCAATCTTCATGCTTCTCTGTATCCGCTGAAACTGAAGCCTGGGTTTCTTCATAAGTCAATTGAGTTGAAGCAGAGAATATTTGTGGATGTAGATATTCAAGGTTGCCCACATCAGTAGCAAGCAAAATCCGTGAATCTTTAGACTTCATCTGAGTTATGGGAGAAGGGAGTGCCTGTGACTCGAGTTCCCTAAGCACTTCGGTAGCCCGGGCAAAAGATCTCACGTGGTTTTCATCATTGCAGTTGTAAGGTATAGCTTGGAGAAGGTATTTAGCTTCAGCTACCTTTCCCATCTTCATCATGCAGATGGCTAGATTGCACTCTTTGTTATAATCAGTTTCTATAGCAAGAGCTTGCCTGGGTCAAGTGAAAAATGCCAAGTCAGTAGCAGCTGGATATAGTTGAATCAGCTTTACTGGAAATGATGCATGGGGTTGTTACAGAAAAACAGAGTCCCCTTCTACTACTACAATCAAGCATTACCAGTGCTGGGAACAGTCATTTCTCCATCCTTGATGTGGAATGAgaaactactccctccatcctaATACGTAAGGCCCACTCAAATTTTGAGCCTAACCTTGATAATAAATTTGACTAACAAAATATGAGTTATATGCCGTAAAAgctataccgttggaaagctctTCCGGATATGGATCCAGTGGTATACTTCTTGTGGCATACAACTCATATTTTGTTAGTCAAATTCATGGTCAAAGTTAGGTATAAAATTCGTGGGGGGGCTTATATATTTTGATGGAAAGAGTATAATGGTGccataatttttactcatttttaCAAATAACACCAAACAAATGATTGAGAAGTTCAAGAGAATACACATCATGTCTAACAAAATCCATATCAGCTTAATAAGTACATCCCCAACATAGATATACCTGTAGAGCATTTCAGCTTCCTCATAGTTTTCAGACTGCATATAGGCCCAGGCAAGGTTACCCAGCAACCTTCATGAAAAAGCAGAGCCTTAGAATGGCGTTCAAAGGACAAATGAAGATGTATGAATGATTTTCAATACCTTGCCTTTTCATCCCTGAGAGAGAGATAGAATACTCTTCCATGAGATTTAGAAAGCTTAGTTTTCCACCGGCCAGAAGCTAGATCCTCATCAATCATTCTCAGCTTCACTGTCAGCATTTCAATCTGCTCTTTTGTCCTACCGCATTTCTGGTTGAACATAAAAAATGATTTGTATCAATACTTGGCTAGATATTTATCTACAATGCGGTGTAGGTATATTATTAGCTGATGACTTTTTTGCATGGCTTCTTGCAATATATTCCCTCCGTCCAGAATTACTTGACGCTCAAActgatgtatctagcactaaaatacgtctagatacatccgtttgagcgtcaagtaattccggacggatGAAGTATTGAACGTGTTCAGGATTTACTAGTATAACCAAACCTCAGAAATGGGCTTCGAAGAAAATTTTAGCTTACATACGTAAATTTACAGGACTGAGGTACCTTGTACAAGTCAAGAAGAATATTGTCAAGAGACTCCTGGGCTTCATTGGGACAACGGTCGCGGAAGGATCTTATCGCTTCAATGGCTTCTTCAGCCCTATTTGCTTGTTTCAGTACAGTAGCCATATCCTTCAGTGCACTCTCAGTTCGTGCACCACTATTAATAGCTGCCCAGAACAATGAAACTGCCTTGTTTGGATCTTTTTCAACTAACTGTAATAAATGGATAATAGAAGCAAGGTGAGGAAACAAAAAGAAACACAAGCTTCTCTTACGAAAGCTTCTATTGTCAAGATTGTAAATGCATCTTGATTCAAAAGCCTGCAGGTTCTACAGAAAAACTAACACTGTGGAAGCACAGGTAATGTACAGAagtttgaactaaaaccacgacacttattttggaaccgAGGGGGTATGTCAGCATATTTAGAAAAACAAAACTTCAGGGAGAATGAGCATATGTGGAGACAAACATACGGACGCTGTACACCATCAAATCTTGCCAAAACTGTTTCGATATAAGCTTTTGATAGAACATAATTCTGATAATAGGACACCTAGTGACCTACTCATATCCGCTAAAAAAACTTAAAATCGGCTTAAAAAGGTAGGAGGGCACCACTTCCGTGTCACTTTAAGCTAATGTCATCTTTACCAAAATTATTAGTTATGCCAGTGAGTGTGTACATTCATCCTTCTCTATTCTTGTGCAGTTAACTGTTAACAAATATCCTGATACAATGGAAGATGCTCCGAAACAAGCATATAATGATTCTTCACTGAAAAAATGCAACGCTTCAAGGCCACTAGGATCAGGCCAATTTAGCAAGCATGTTCCGAGATTCAGCAAGAGACAGTCATTGCAGAATACCATTACAATGCAACTAATAGAACAATTCTATGTTCACTGAAGATAAAATTTAATGCACCGACTCACAGAGATCAGTTCCACGATGCATATTTAATGAAGTATTGATATGCCCCCGGGAAAATGGACGCCAATGGATTTTCACAAGAGAAACGTTGTAGTCCTAACAATTGAGGCAGCCTAGTGGCATTTGAGCTCTACATGCAACTGCGCAAGTCAAGGAAGCTGGCACTAATTTTCACCCGTGGCACACCACCCTGACGGAACACGTTAGGAGCAAATCAAGTTCCCTCAGACAAAATCGAATATCTCCTAAATTTCAGCTCCACAATCATCCCGAGAAGAAGTGTAGCCCACGAGTTTCTACGAACGATCAGGAACACG encodes:
- the LOC125528868 gene encoding uncharacterized protein LOC125528868, whose translation is MATVLKQANRAEEAIEAIRSFRDRCPNEAQESLDNILLDLYKKCGRTKEQIEMLTVKLRMIDEDLASGRWKTKLSKSHGRVFYLSLRDEKARLLGNLAWAYMQSENYEEAEMLYRQALAIETDYNKECNLAICMMKMGKVAEAKYLLQAIPYNCNDENHVRSFARATEVLRELESQALPSPITQMKSKDSRILLATDVGNLEYLHPQIFSASTQLTYEETQASVSADTEKHEDCNSHALPSPITQMKRKEPQLMVATDGEKTGQSLEEYHHLSRLFNDAATPQSLLEKLRKRLVKKGRPNISAQNQGQTPSPAECLPNSDGDIGASENPMQKGKGLVGGGRKTWADMVEEDEQKQLADGKNTTAPQSESSKHVSEQRNKTPSSSSQGSSSLRTPAAGVRPQSSSAGSWRSNDSARTSTDENMNRSFVRTAPAWKQRKVQDRGDRVCQRLNTTHLSEKARGTEQTPSSVRSSAAQRSLFHGQVPSGFDGRSQGASHTNRCPESLVSTGPWRPPDRRRAFQEITNEMKQNVA